CACTCGTGGTCCTCTCACGAGACCTCGAGGAGCTTCTAGTTTGGACGGAgagatcgggaccagactagtaacgagattcattcaagggggaaaaaaatgtagcagcggaccttctcagcagaaagaaccaggtcctatccaacgagtggactttacatcccctagtttgcgaggagctttggaagatatggggacgtccgctcatagatctctttgcaaccgacaaaacgactcggctgcccctttactgctctccagttccagacaacaaagcggttttcgtggatgcaatgttcatggactggtcggacctggacctgtatgcctttccccattcaagatcctgcggcaagtaatctcgaagttctcaagccatcgaaacgtaaggatgactctggtggctccattctggccgtccaggagttgttcccggaccttctaaacctactgtcagactttccgagacttctgccagagagaccaggtttactcagacagccgcactttcagaggttccaccaaaacttgtccgctcttcatcttgtcgcctgcagactgtcaggagactcatcagaaagagagctttttcaagagaggcttcggAAGCTATCAcgaagccaagaagagaatcctccgacaatgtttaccaggcgaagtggacacagtttaggtcctggtgtcgaagagaaggcgtgtcttcttcttcgacgtctatagcccagatggccgattttctcttgttcctccacagagaaaaagcttgctgtacctaccattaaagggtatagagccatgttagcttcggtctttcgacataggggtcttgaagtgtctttgagtcaagacctttcagatctgattagatcatttaatacgtcaaagagagaccagaagagaccagtggcgtggaatcttgacgtagtgctgagatggttatggtctcagtcctttgaaccgatggcgaacatctccttgaaggatctcacgaaaagactctttttggtagctctggctctggccaggagagtaagtgagctacatgcgattgacaaaagagtaggctttgctaaggggaaggcagtatgtatgtctactcttggtttcttagccaagaacgaagacccgtctagaccttggccaagagagttcgaaattaaggacctttcccaattggtcggtcccgaagaacccgaaaggtacctctgccctgtgagagctctcaagttctacgttcagagaacgaagaagctcagaggtcccaatgaccacctctggtgctcggttagagatccttctaggcctctctctaagaatgccctttctttctttttgagaagcctgataaaagaagctcatgagcagtgtgctgactcggagatgagtattcttaaggtaaaagcgcacgagattagagcggtttcgacttctgtagcctttagcagaaacttatctgtgaaggacttggttaagtccaccttttggagatgcaagtcagtgtttgcatcgcattatttagtggacatgcaaactgttttcgaagagtgcagtacgctggggccctttattgcgactgacacggtgttggggagggtgaaaagcagtccgctccttaactaacattttcaccttggtgttggggttgttgttttttaaggttgcctggagatacatgatgtgttagtatcttccagtttttaatctttggtattggttttatggtaatgttaggtgatccctcgttttgttgttcgttgtactgcgccctgatcaagggcatcagacttgtccgtacgcagccatgttctcacggcaggtactgtttttattgtgtccgacacacggatcccttatatcctctcggcacaatataaaggccagcagactacagaggcagtaaccactgagtcagctacctttaaaggtaaggaacctatgtctaacttgttgcaagtagataattccaagaattttattagctgccagtgccccacctcctcaaggtgccaatcagctatatgtaactaccgggtaagttgtataagtgaaaatgaaatttttatgataaaataacgtttcacttatacttacccggtagttacataatcataaccctcctcctcccctcacctgggcagttgggcaaaaacttatggcgtgttcttgggacggttcccgataccccgatagaggCGGGGTAGAGGATCACCTTGTAACGATAAGCGCTAGCGAAATATGAATACTGCCGTggcgtcaaagacgacagctatatgtaactaccgggtaagtataagtgaaacgttattttatcataaaaatttcatattttcatataatttttatgaataagtgcactttttgtgataaaactattaaaatggtcaggtatatgcatttttacagggtttttctgtgtttaaactatcaaaatgggcgtttctaagtgtttttaaaggggttttaagtattcgcggattttagctatttgcggggaggtgtgggacgcatcccccgtgattacggggggttcactgtacttcaGGAATACAGGTTTCACAATAAGATGATGTCAGGATGGAGAGTCTTGTGAGACACACGACAGAATGAGCGATGAAGTAGTTCTAATGAACTGTTCTTTTCCAGACACTTATGTTTGGACAGCTGTTCTTTGTGTGGAAGACTTGGGAATCAGTGTCTGTGGAAATCATGACTGCGATATGGGCCcagtatgattgatgggtttgttatgAACAGTAAATTAAAAGCTTCAGTTTTATGTAGAGTTTTCTAATAATCTTTTACCTTCTCATATTTCAGACTTCCTGCCCTCGAAGAAGAAGTTGTCAGTTTGTGGCATCAAGGTTTTGGAAATGGAGGGGGTCCAGCAATGAATTTAAGAGCAAATTGCTACGAGGTGTTGAATAAGTTcataaaataggaaatataacACTCTAGATATCAGATTTGTGCATCGGTGACAGGAGAAATTGGAGGTAATAACACAATGAATAGATAAGTGATAGAAGCAGTGAGTAACAatagaagaaagtgaagaaagttGGTGTTTCCATAAGTAAATGAACAAGGTCAAAGGACCAAAGGCTAAAATGAGCATCCTGGAATATCCTTTGAAAAGCAAGACTGAGGATCCAGTAGTGATGTCTCTCGTCAAGCACGAAAATATAAGTTTAGCGGGCAGTGATGCCCCCGCCAGCTGTACCCCTCTGTCTTTGGATCCATCGATGGAAATCAAGATGGAAATGAAGATGGAAGTGGAGGTCTGTTATGAGTCTGACGACAGTGTGAAACATGGTTCTGAGGATTTGTTGTCAGCGATCGGAGATGAAGACGATTTGCCACCCGTCAGGAAGGAAGTCGTTAAGGAGAAGCCCTTcatgtgcaaggactgtgggaagtcgttctcccagaaatcaaATCTCACGGCTCACATGGCgatccacacaggggagaggccctttgtgtgcaaggactgtgggaagccGTTCTCCCAGAAATCAATTCTCAAGGCCCACATGGTGATCCACACAGGGGAGAAGCCCTTcatgtgcaaggactgtgggaagtcgttctcccagaaatcaaCTCTCAGGACCCACATGGTGATCCACACAGGGAAGAAGCCTTTcatgtgcaaggactgtgggaagtcattcccCAAGAAATCAGGTCTCGAGACCCACATGGCGATCCACACGGGGGTGAGGCCGTTTGTGTGCGAgaactgtgggaagtcgttctcccataAATCAGGTCTCAGGACCCACATGGCGATCCACACGGGGGTGAGGCCTTTTGTGTGCGAgaactgtgggaagtcgttctcccaaaAATCACATATCAAGAGACACATGGCGATCCACACTGGGGAGAAGCCCTTCCcttgcaaggactgtgggaagtcgttcctCCAGAAATCACGTCTCAAGGCCCACATGGCGAGCTACACGGGAGAGAAGCCCTTTGTGTGTAAGTACTGTGGGAAGTTGTACTGCCAGAAATCAGAGCTCAATGACCACATGACGATCCACACAGGAGAGGGGCCCTTTGTGTGCGAgaactgtgggaagtcattctcccacaAATCAAGCCTCAAGCGACACATGGTGATCCACACTGGGGAGAGGCCCTTcctgtgcaaggactgtgggaaatCGTTCTCCCTGAAATCAGGTCTCAAGGATCACATGGTgatccacacaggggagaggcccttcctgtgcaaggactgtgggaaatCGTTCTCCCTGAAATCACATTTCAACATCCACATGGCGATCCACACTGGGGAGAGGCCCTTCTTGTGtgaggactgtgggaagtcattctcctcGAAATCACGTTTCAACAGCCACATGGTGATGCACACTGGGGAGAGTCCCTTCATGTGCAacgactgtgggaagtcgttccgCCGTAAATCGAATCTCAACAGCCACATGGCGATCCACACTGGGGAGAAATTTGCTTGCGATGAGTGTGGGAAAACGTTTTCCATGAGATACCGCCTGAAACGACATCTCCTGACTCACACGGGTGAGAAGCCCTTCAGATGCACTGACTGTGGAAATTTGATCTTACAGAAGTCACATCTGAAGGTCCACATTACTTACATTACTTACAATGCTACTTACAGTTGGAACGAAAACATTCAGAGATTTGCTCGAAAAATACTTATTCAAAGTGACGTAGCTTCTGATATTTGATTCTAGTTTGTTCCTCGTTCTTCACGTAGGATTTGTAATATTTAATCCTAATAATTAAttgtaatatttaattaattttattcattttccagcTGTGGAGCAGAGTGTCCTTACCAGGCAGCAAGGGAAGCCTTCAGATGAAGAAGTCCTGTAGGAACTCCATGTGTCGGAGGGCCTACACTTACGAGGAATACATCGGCCTCATCATGGAGAGCGGACAGGTATTTTGCGTAGGCCTATGGATTCATTGAGGGTTAAAATTGCAGTTTGTTCCAACGCggtatacaaaccattggtcctttactttaggaattactttcagcgaagctggaaatggccgctgaactttcaaacaaggtggttaggcagttaactatcATCCGGGAGGTGGGAGTCCCACCAGCCtgcatgtaaacattccaatttgctttgaATGTCGTGCAATGCAGACTTGtttctcgctctctgccctgactgctgttgagctgttttcccagtgggatcttttctATATGCTTTGTTTTGATTGCTTTGTGTGTTTGTCATTATGCAAgctcatgaaggaaataaaactcGTAATCCCGCCACCCCCCAGCTCGTGTGCCCAGGTGTTGGCGGGAAGAAGTGCAGTAGCTTCAGGTCAAATATTGATGTGGACCCGCATGTCCTTTGCTCCTCTTGCAGGGGGCATTATGTTCACAAGTATCTACTTTTGcagagtgttgttcctggtcggCTGAGCagtgaagtttgaggggaggaaacAGTACCGGAGGAAGCCTTCCAAGGCGTCGTCTGAGGGTTTCATGCCcccgatgactcccttggtggctaacccttcAGGACTGTTTCTCacagcaagcttccccttctggctGCCTCTCCTTCGCCTTCTTCGCTGTGCCCCGACAAGACTACCAACTGCTAATCGTTCTCTGGCACTCCTGTATGCTGTGCCACTGCCTCCTGTCGTACCTGTGGTCCCATCCGCTCCTACTGCGCATCCTGTCTTTTCACTCCTGTTGCTGTGGTGGCCAGCCACCAGgctgctcctgctgtgcctcctgccccagctgccTGCCTGCTCCTGTCGCCACTGTTGACATTCTTGGAGCTCCTTTCATGCCTCCTGCCTCAGCtgccctggttgctcctgttgcttctcctggtgtTCCTGTCACCTGGGCTGCTGCTTTTGCGCTTCCTGATTTAGCTGCCCTGACAGGTAGTGTGCTTCCTGACCATCATCCTGTAGAAGAGGTCAGAGAAGAGATCGAGGAAGAGGTCCTGTCATCTTCAACTTTATCTTCGACTTCGTATTCTGctgccttctccccttcttcttctgaggctcgtcgaccgaagaagaggaaggctgcttctctCCTCCCCTAAGAGGTCCCACCATGGGGCTTCTGAGGGGCTGCCTCCCTTCATGGGGAGGCaatgggatctctcgttggctcttacCAGCCTTTGGGCTCGGGAACCAAATCGCTTACCCCCAGGGTCTTGTGTTTCGGGAGTTGCAGGCGCACAGACTTTGGTTTGCACTCCTGTTGCCATCCATTCTAAGGATTCTGCTTCTAGACTGGTGCTGTGTTGGGTGTTCGACTTTGTTGAGTCACACCGAGTGCTAAAGAATCTTCAGAGTCTCATGCATTCCGAACCGGTGTCGGAGAGACCTCTCACTGTCTTGGTTCAGACACAGGGCAAGAGAAAAAACCAAGACATGCAAGTGTCTCAGTTCTTCCTGCCAGTTCTAAGATTTGGGTGCTTGGTCAGTTCTGAAACAGTGCTCGGGCTGGTTCCCAGGCTGGTGTCTCGGTCCCGAGGGTTCGAGCGCCTGGAGAGGCGGGGAGGAGGTCTCTCCAGAGGTCCTGCGGGACTTCTGAGGGACTACCTCTCTTCGGAGAAACAGTCCATTTTCTTCCAGTTCTTGGAAGTCCACGAACttcagtcagttcagagactcactcagattcctccctccaacaagtGAGTCTTTCTAATGTAAGGCTTTGACTGATGGtatgtatatcatgtaggaacaaatcaatcacaattttttaagtaaattctatttttcctaactatggAAACCTGagttcctttacattacatttatgccagccgcatgccacccctcaatcatccctcaatctgaaacctgggctgaaaggcaacttggaatgtttacatccgggcaggctgGACCCCGCCTACTGAACAgtggttactgcctaaccaccttcaagtttttttgtttactgCATACTGATTGGTTCCTTAATAACCGCCCAGTTCCGGTCACACCATAGAAGCTTCCA
The genomic region above belongs to Macrobrachium rosenbergii isolate ZJJX-2024 unplaced genomic scaffold, ASM4041242v1 282, whole genome shotgun sequence and contains:
- the LOC136838264 gene encoding oocyte zinc finger protein XlCOF6-like, coding for MNKVKGPKAKMSILEYPLKSKTEDPVVMSLVKHENISLAGSDAPASCTPLSLDPSMEIKMEMKMEVEVCYESDDSVKHGSEDLLSAIGDEDDLPPVRKEVVKEKPFMCKDCGKSFSQKSNLTAHMAIHTGERPFVCKDCGKPFSQKSILKAHMVIHTGEKPFMCKDCGKSFSQKSTLRTHMVIHTGKKPFMCKDCGKSFPKKSGLETHMAIHTGVRPFVCENCGKSFSHKSGLRTHMAIHTGVRPFVCENCGKSFSQKSHIKRHMAIHTGEKPFPCKDCGKSFLQKSRLKAHMASYTGEKPFVCKYCGKLYCQKSELNDHMTIHTGEGPFVCENCGKSFSHKSSLKRHMVIHTGERPFLCKDCGKSFSLKSGLKDHMVIHTGERPFLCKDCGKSFSLKSHFNIHMAIHTGERPFLCEDCGKSFSSKSRFNSHMVMHTGESPFMCNDCGKSFRRKSNLNSHMAIHTGEKFACDECGKTFSMRYRLKRHLLTHTAVEQSVLTRQQGKPSDEEVL